Proteins encoded in a region of the Isosphaeraceae bacterium EP7 genome:
- a CDS encoding tetratricopeptide repeat protein, whose amino-acid sequence MHSIRRKWLIGGVLASLCLAVSSSFAWLARNREGPTELLARAQADFQAGRFASAKLALDRLALLREPTPMDRLARAEVAQGSGHPDEALADLARIPGGDGLAPIARTMAGRIELKRGRVRAAESQFLAALAVAPGEIQAHRELAYVYNVQHRRAEFDRAMETLSGLNALSFEHLLHWGKTRNAVWNPKDDNEALKRFLAADPDDRQSRMTLADGYRQMGQLDLADETLAPLPDSDLDVLALRAQVALERGDRERTKRLLAGGPDDQPDLARVRGKLALAEGKPAEAARSLRIALASEPDDRATLFALATALRSSGDAERAKRYQEAARRHDALTPLIAGASAEAWAKDPKLAARLAVACEAAGRTAEARAWYRLAIARDPLDDVAQKGLYRLTRPVEAKHADSRNKPAA is encoded by the coding sequence ATGCACTCCATCCGGCGGAAATGGCTGATTGGTGGCGTCCTTGCCTCGCTCTGTCTCGCGGTTTCCTCGAGCTTCGCCTGGCTTGCTCGAAATCGCGAAGGTCCAACCGAGCTGCTCGCGAGGGCCCAGGCCGACTTCCAGGCCGGACGGTTCGCATCCGCCAAGCTCGCGCTCGATCGGCTCGCCCTCCTCCGCGAGCCGACCCCGATGGACCGCCTGGCGCGGGCCGAGGTGGCCCAGGGATCGGGTCATCCCGACGAGGCCCTGGCCGATCTTGCCCGCATTCCCGGAGGCGACGGCCTCGCCCCGATCGCCCGGACGATGGCCGGCCGGATTGAGCTGAAACGCGGCCGCGTCCGGGCTGCGGAATCCCAGTTCCTCGCCGCCCTGGCGGTCGCCCCGGGTGAGATTCAGGCCCATCGCGAGCTGGCCTATGTTTACAACGTTCAGCATCGCCGGGCCGAGTTCGACCGCGCGATGGAGACCCTCTCGGGGCTGAACGCCCTGTCCTTCGAGCACCTGCTCCACTGGGGGAAGACCCGAAATGCGGTCTGGAATCCGAAGGACGACAACGAGGCCCTGAAGCGGTTCCTCGCGGCCGACCCCGACGATCGGCAGTCGAGGATGACGCTGGCCGACGGCTATCGCCAGATGGGCCAGCTCGATCTGGCCGACGAGACCCTCGCCCCATTGCCCGACTCCGACCTCGATGTCCTGGCGCTGCGAGCGCAGGTGGCGCTGGAGCGTGGTGACCGCGAGCGGACCAAGCGTCTCCTCGCGGGCGGCCCCGATGACCAGCCGGACCTGGCCCGGGTTCGAGGCAAGCTAGCCCTGGCCGAGGGGAAACCAGCCGAGGCAGCCCGCTCGCTCCGGATCGCGCTCGCCTCGGAACCCGACGACCGCGCCACCCTCTTCGCCCTGGCGACGGCCCTTCGTTCCTCGGGCGATGCGGAGCGTGCGAAGCGATATCAGGAGGCCGCCAGGCGCCACGACGCCCTGACTCCGCTGATCGCGGGGGCCTCGGCCGAGGCGTGGGCGAAGGATCCCAAACTCGCCGCCCGCCTGGCCGTCGCCTGCGAAGCCGCGGGCCGTACCGCCGAGGCCCGCGCCTGGTATCGCCTGGCCATCGCCCGCGACCCCCTCGACGACGTCGCCCAGAAGGGGCTCTATCGCCTCACCCGGCCCGTCGAAGCGAAGCACGCCGATTCTCGGAACAAGCCGGCGGCCTGA
- a CDS encoding DUF1559 domain-containing protein: protein MRPRRAFTLIELLVVISIIAVLIALLLPAVQSAREAARRAQCTNNLKQLGLATHNYLSQQNCLPPLIQNMSNAYNAATSSGDPWPLDWTASLLSQMEQTVMANSLNWSVHGGNGSLTYGMNTTVLFTKLGTMMCPSEDQKVPTIQAGWKNYRGNIGGPSPMNMWSGTMVCFKSDPQGFGSTTAGQNNSNNSSFGVEGIADGTSNTALFSETLMGSGPPAGSVTLGTTKRKSTYLFVSGLNQAVDQGINGSAAALLFVNTCKNLPGTTPAKASGGGLAPASGNVWISGNANSGLMWDAYNHWMPPNSAGCYNAADGNTEQWGNINDAQPPSSNHPGGVNMAMADGSVKFIKDTVSVPTWWALGTRAGGEILSSDSY from the coding sequence GTGCGACCTCGCAGAGCATTCACGCTGATCGAACTTCTCGTCGTCATCTCCATCATCGCAGTCCTGATCGCCCTGCTGCTGCCCGCCGTGCAGAGCGCCCGGGAGGCGGCCAGGCGTGCCCAGTGCACCAACAATCTCAAGCAGTTGGGCCTGGCCACCCACAATTACCTCTCCCAGCAGAATTGCCTCCCCCCGCTCATCCAGAACATGTCAAACGCCTATAACGCGGCCACCTCCAGCGGAGACCCCTGGCCGCTCGACTGGACGGCGTCGCTGCTCTCGCAGATGGAGCAGACGGTCATGGCCAATTCCTTGAATTGGTCCGTCCACGGCGGCAACGGCAGCCTGACGTATGGGATGAACACGACAGTTCTCTTCACCAAGCTCGGCACCATGATGTGTCCGTCCGAGGATCAGAAAGTCCCGACGATCCAGGCCGGCTGGAAGAACTATCGCGGGAACATCGGCGGCCCCTCGCCCATGAATATGTGGTCCGGCACGATGGTCTGCTTCAAGAGCGACCCGCAAGGCTTCGGCAGCACGACCGCGGGCCAGAACAACAGCAACAACTCGTCGTTCGGCGTCGAGGGAATTGCCGATGGCACCTCGAACACGGCGCTCTTCAGCGAGACCCTGATGGGCTCGGGACCCCCGGCGGGTAGCGTCACGCTCGGCACGACCAAGCGGAAGTCGACCTACCTCTTCGTCAGTGGGCTGAACCAGGCCGTCGACCAGGGGATCAACGGAAGCGCCGCGGCCTTGCTGTTCGTGAACACTTGCAAGAATTTGCCCGGGACGACCCCCGCCAAGGCGTCCGGCGGTGGACTGGCCCCCGCGTCGGGTAATGTCTGGATCTCCGGAAACGCCAACTCGGGACTCATGTGGGACGCATACAACCACTGGATGCCCCCGAACTCCGCCGGATGCTACAACGCGGCCGACGGGAACACCGAGCAGTGGGGCAACATCAATGACGCCCAGCCCCCGAGCAGCAACCATCCCGGTGGCGTGAACATGGCCATGGCCGACGGCTCGGTCAAGTTCATCAAGGACACCGTGAGCGTCCCGACGTGGTGGGCCCTGGGCACCCGCGCCGGCGGCGAGATTCTCAGCTCCGACTCTTACTGA
- a CDS encoding Gfo/Idh/MocA family oxidoreductase — translation MTDPSSTSRRTFLATAGAAALLPARGFTAGAGANERIRIGLIGVGTRGAQLLKPLAEWSKTGENNVEVSRIGEIYTKRLDRGLDLVAQHGGKARGARDYREILDDKDVDVVVVATPDHWHHKIASEALLAGKHVYLEKPMCHTIDQAKDLVKVVKSTGKKLQVGVQGTSLEVADKIRECIKANGIGKLVLAQSSLTRNNVAGQWRDYGEYDVDAKPGPDLDWDQFLGHKFGLAPKRDWYAPRYFQFRCYWDYSGGVATDLFFHQLAFLVKAMGVDIPKQVTAAGGIYVFGKDSTTPQGLPDDRENPDLFHMFADYDGGPTVTLLGSQVNDTALTELIGGHDATIYVDRKTDTAKVVPQAGMGRNKETITLKGGGAMNERVHLANLFGAIREGTPLNCPVELGYKVNVAIAMSVMAYRQKAVIAWDPKTETASPAGGAAACSAG, via the coding sequence ATGACCGATCCGAGCTCGACCTCTCGACGCACGTTCCTCGCCACCGCGGGCGCCGCGGCCTTGCTGCCGGCACGCGGTTTCACCGCCGGGGCGGGTGCCAATGAACGCATCAGGATCGGGCTGATCGGCGTCGGGACGCGGGGGGCTCAGTTGCTCAAGCCCCTGGCCGAGTGGAGCAAGACGGGGGAGAACAATGTCGAGGTGAGTCGGATCGGAGAGATCTACACCAAGAGGCTCGACCGGGGGCTCGACCTTGTCGCCCAGCATGGCGGAAAGGCCAGGGGGGCCCGGGATTACCGCGAGATTCTCGACGACAAGGACGTTGACGTCGTGGTCGTGGCCACGCCAGATCACTGGCACCACAAGATCGCCAGCGAGGCGCTGCTGGCGGGCAAGCACGTCTACCTCGAGAAGCCGATGTGCCACACGATCGACCAGGCGAAAGACCTGGTCAAGGTCGTGAAATCCACCGGCAAGAAGCTGCAAGTCGGCGTGCAGGGGACCAGTCTGGAAGTGGCCGACAAGATCCGCGAGTGCATCAAGGCTAACGGGATCGGCAAGCTGGTGCTGGCACAGTCGAGCCTGACGCGGAACAATGTCGCCGGCCAGTGGCGGGATTACGGCGAGTACGACGTCGATGCAAAGCCTGGCCCCGACCTGGATTGGGACCAGTTCCTGGGCCACAAGTTTGGGCTCGCCCCCAAGCGAGATTGGTACGCGCCCCGGTACTTCCAGTTCCGCTGCTATTGGGACTACTCCGGGGGCGTGGCCACCGACCTCTTCTTCCACCAGCTCGCCTTCCTGGTCAAGGCGATGGGCGTGGACATCCCCAAGCAGGTGACGGCCGCGGGGGGGATTTACGTCTTCGGCAAGGACTCGACCACGCCGCAGGGGCTGCCCGACGACCGCGAAAACCCCGACCTGTTCCACATGTTCGCCGACTACGACGGGGGCCCGACCGTGACCCTCCTGGGCTCGCAGGTTAATGACACCGCGCTGACGGAGCTGATCGGCGGGCACGACGCGACCATCTACGTCGACCGCAAGACAGACACGGCCAAGGTCGTGCCGCAAGCGGGCATGGGGCGGAACAAGGAGACGATCACGCTGAAGGGCGGAGGCGCGATGAATGAGCGCGTCCACCTCGCCAATCTCTTCGGGGCGATCCGCGAAGGGACTCCGCTGAACTGCCCCGTCGAGCTGGGATACA